From the genome of Erythrolamprus reginae isolate rEryReg1 unplaced genomic scaffold, rEryReg1.hap1 H_30, whole genome shotgun sequence, one region includes:
- the LOC139155582 gene encoding uncharacterized protein isoform X2, with product MPAHCVMADIQHQPAIGAGGEAATRQLGALLSPRWLELRVRGPTPIKLDRLRDMLRGFHPKKGAEFLVTGFSEGFRIPYKGPRIACLANNLKSVVGMEHVVREKIMKEVREGRVLGPFTEPPLPSLQVSPLGVVPKRAAGEFRLIHHLSFPPGNSVNDHIPDDLCSVRYTSFDTAVSVVRECGPGALMGKCDIKSAFRLLPIHPEDFDLLGFQFEGGFFVDRALPMGCSVSCSLFEKFSSFLEWAHVKSSGIRSVVHYLDDFLFAGPAGSDECQRGMAGFQGLCGDLGVPLAHEKTEGPTTRLTFLGIEVDSVAQTCRLPEDKLVRLRDTVRVVRAARRVTLRQVQELAGLLNFACRVIAPGRAFMFRLYQATVGLTKPHHRIRLTASVRKDLGVWQDFLHTYNGVSFWRQDMLLKGDFQVKSDAAGAVGFGVVWKDKWFRADWPQEWQGTAVCRDLTFLELFPIVVAIELWSTSFTGRGTTGGTPPAPVADWRADVNRAIDLSIAASTRRSYQRADDVQGACRVLICGHSMVYWAERRAQETTPGTQLQLDRHVRVQWLGRRGLRWLELLPLLFNSGKVLGVPGWLVLHVGGNDLGAITGVDLLWHIWDGLQFIWQRWPDTRILWSNILPRRVWRQARNPRAVDRARKRVNRAVRKWLFREGGGVIDHPDIRASLTELYRQDGVHLSDKGNDKFLADLQRCLHIHVQGGGAGGIN from the exons ATGCCTGCGCAttgtgtaatggcagacatccaacatcagcctgctataggggcagggggggaggcggcaacaaggCAGCTGGGGGCCCTGCTAAGCCCCAGGTGGCTGGAGCTCAGGGTAAGGGGGCCAACCCCCATTAAATTGGATAGGTTAAGAGACATGCTTAGGGGTTTTCACCCTAAGAAAGGTGCCGAGTTCTTGGTTACAGGTTTTTCGGAGGGTTTTAGGATTCCGTACAAAGGGCCTAGGATCGCTTGCCTGGCTAACAATCTGAAATCGGTTGTTGGGATGGAGCACGTGGTACGggaaaaaattatgaaggaggtgcgggagggccgggtactgggcccctttacggagccgcccctgccttctctgcaagtatcccccctaGGAGTAGTGCCCAAGCGAGCAGCGGGGGAGTTCCGGCTTATTCACCATCTGTCTTTCCCCCCGGGTAACTCGGTTAACGACCATATTCCGGACGACctgtgctcggtgcgctacacctcctttgatacggcggtctcggtggttcgagagtgcggaccgggggccctgatgggtaagtgcgatatcaagtcggccttccggctcttgccgattcaccccgaggatttcgaccttttaggtttccagttcgagggggggttttttgttgatcgggccctgccgatgggttgttcagtttcatgttcattgttcgAAAAGTTCAGTTCCTTCCTAGAATGGGCCCACGTGAAGAGTTCAGGAATTCGGTCAGTTGTCCATTATTTAGATGATTTTCTCTTCGCAGGGCCGGCtggctctgacgaatgccagcgTGGAATGGCAGGTTTTCAGGGGTTGTGCGGAGATCTCGGAGTGCCTCTGGCGCAcgagaagaccgaggggcccacgACTAGGCTCACATTCCTGGGCATTGAAgtggactcggttgcccagacTTGCAGACTCCCGGAAGACAAACTAGTGAGGCTTCGGGACACGGTCAGGGTAGTTAgggccgccagaagggtgacCCTTAGGCAGGTGCAGGAGTTGGCGGGGCTGTTGAACTTCGCTTGTAGAGTAATAGCGCCAGGTAGGGCGTtcatgtttaggctttaccaggcCACGGTCGGTCTCACCAAGCCGCACCACAGAATCCGTTTGACGGCTAGTGTGcggaaggacctgggggtgtggcaggatTTTTTACATACGTATAACGGGGTCTCCTTCTGGAGACAGGACATGCTACTAAAAGGCGATTTCCAGGTGAAATCTGACGCAGCCGGGGCAGTTGGTTTCGGTGTGGTCTGGAAGGACAAAtggtttagggcggactggcctcaggagtggcagggcaccgcggtgtgcagggacttgacattcttggagctgttcccaattgtcgtggctatcGAGCTATGGTCCACCAGCTTCACCG gccgcggaacAACCGGAGGCACACCCCCCGcacctgtggcagattggagggccgacgtgaacagggcaatcgacctgtccatagcagcaagcaccaggaggtcgtaccagcgggcag atgacgtgcagggggcctgtagagtcctgatctgtggccacagcatggtatactgggccgagcggcgggcccaggagacaacgccaggcacgcagcTGCAGCTTGACCGGCATGTTAGGGTGCAATGGCTGGGTCGCagaggcctacgttggttggagttgcttcccttgctgttcaacagcgggaaggtgctgggggtgccgggatggttggtcttacaTGTGGGAGGTAATGACCTAGGTGCTAttacgggcgttgacttgctgtggcacatcTGGGATGGTTTGCAGTTTATCTGgcagcggtggccggacacccgcatctTGTGGTCTAACATCTTGCCACGAAGGGTCTGGAGGCAGGCTAGAAATCCCAGGGCGGTTGATAGGGCTAGAAAGAGGGTCAATAGAGCAGTACGGAAATGGTTATTCCGTgaggggggtggagtgatagaccaccccgacattAGGGCATCCCTTACGGAATTATATAGGCAGGACGGTGTACATCTGTCAGACAAAGGAAACGACAAAtttttagcggacctgcagaggtgcctgcacattcatgtgcagggggggggagcagggggaataaattaa
- the LOC139155584 gene encoding cortexin domain-containing 1 protein-like encodes MEGPTPEPAFVDVDKGLTLACFVFLCLFLIVMIIRCAKVIMDPYSAIPTSNWEEQHLDD; translated from the coding sequence ATGGAAGGACCAACTCCCGAACCCGCCTTTGTCGATGTGGATAAAGGATTAACCTTGGCGTGCTTCGTCTTCCTCTGCCTTTTCCTCATCGTCATGATTATCCGCTGTGCCAAAGTGATCATGGACCCTTACAGTGCCATCCCAACCTCCAACTGGGAGGAACAGCACCTGGATGACTGA
- the LOC139155582 gene encoding uncharacterized protein isoform X1 has protein sequence MPAHCVMADIQHQPAIGAGGEAATRQLGALLSPRWLELRVRGPTPIKLDRLRDMLRGFHPKKGAEFLVTGFSEGFRIPYKGPRIACLANNLKSVVGMEHVVREKIMKEVREGRVLGPFTEPPLPSLQVSPLGVVPKRAAGEFRLIHHLSFPPGNSVNDHIPDDLCSVRYTSFDTAVSVVRECGPGALMGKCDIKSAFRLLPIHPEDFDLLGFQFEGGFFVDRALPMGCSVSCSLFEKFSSFLEWAHVKSSGIRSVVHYLDDFLFAGPAGSDECQRGMAGFQGLCGDLGVPLAHEKTEGPTTRLTFLGIEVDSVAQTCRLPEDKLVRLRDTVRVVRAARRVTLRQVQELAGLLNFACRVIAPGRAFMFRLYQATVGLTKPHHRIRLTASVRKDLGVWQDFLHTYNGVSFWRQDMLLKGDFQVKSDAAGAVGFGVVWKDKWFRADWPQEWQGTAVCRDLTFLELFPIVVAIELWSTSFTGRGTTGGTPPAPVADWRADVNRAIDLSIAASTRRSYQRAGREFWAFRHDRRYDQLWPAPVEHLLEFCSLSKRQGLSARTIRGKLAGLAFIAKSRGFSDNTGDFRIRKALEGWLREKGPPQGDRRRPLKLAHLRGLSDLWDKLCHTQYEAALYRTVAVTLFFGAFRISEVLAASKSDHSGRALTARDIRFRRGAVFLRLRFSKTDQRGRGVTVQLSRTNQKKVCPVGAISAYWGARGSYPGPLFCHASGDPLTRYQFWAVTTKALARMGLDPKLYGTHSFRIGAASFAAEVGFSPPDIRAVGRWRSTAFRAYIRP, from the exons ATGCCTGCGCAttgtgtaatggcagacatccaacatcagcctgctataggggcagggggggaggcggcaacaaggCAGCTGGGGGCCCTGCTAAGCCCCAGGTGGCTGGAGCTCAGGGTAAGGGGGCCAACCCCCATTAAATTGGATAGGTTAAGAGACATGCTTAGGGGTTTTCACCCTAAGAAAGGTGCCGAGTTCTTGGTTACAGGTTTTTCGGAGGGTTTTAGGATTCCGTACAAAGGGCCTAGGATCGCTTGCCTGGCTAACAATCTGAAATCGGTTGTTGGGATGGAGCACGTGGTACGggaaaaaattatgaaggaggtgcgggagggccgggtactgggcccctttacggagccgcccctgccttctctgcaagtatcccccctaGGAGTAGTGCCCAAGCGAGCAGCGGGGGAGTTCCGGCTTATTCACCATCTGTCTTTCCCCCCGGGTAACTCGGTTAACGACCATATTCCGGACGACctgtgctcggtgcgctacacctcctttgatacggcggtctcggtggttcgagagtgcggaccgggggccctgatgggtaagtgcgatatcaagtcggccttccggctcttgccgattcaccccgaggatttcgaccttttaggtttccagttcgagggggggttttttgttgatcgggccctgccgatgggttgttcagtttcatgttcattgttcgAAAAGTTCAGTTCCTTCCTAGAATGGGCCCACGTGAAGAGTTCAGGAATTCGGTCAGTTGTCCATTATTTAGATGATTTTCTCTTCGCAGGGCCGGCtggctctgacgaatgccagcgTGGAATGGCAGGTTTTCAGGGGTTGTGCGGAGATCTCGGAGTGCCTCTGGCGCAcgagaagaccgaggggcccacgACTAGGCTCACATTCCTGGGCATTGAAgtggactcggttgcccagacTTGCAGACTCCCGGAAGACAAACTAGTGAGGCTTCGGGACACGGTCAGGGTAGTTAgggccgccagaagggtgacCCTTAGGCAGGTGCAGGAGTTGGCGGGGCTGTTGAACTTCGCTTGTAGAGTAATAGCGCCAGGTAGGGCGTtcatgtttaggctttaccaggcCACGGTCGGTCTCACCAAGCCGCACCACAGAATCCGTTTGACGGCTAGTGTGcggaaggacctgggggtgtggcaggatTTTTTACATACGTATAACGGGGTCTCCTTCTGGAGACAGGACATGCTACTAAAAGGCGATTTCCAGGTGAAATCTGACGCAGCCGGGGCAGTTGGTTTCGGTGTGGTCTGGAAGGACAAAtggtttagggcggactggcctcaggagtggcagggcaccgcggtgtgcagggacttgacattcttggagctgttcccaattgtcgtggctatcGAGCTATGGTCCACCAGCTTCACCG gccgcggaacAACCGGAGGCACACCCCCCGcacctgtggcagattggagggccgacgtgaacagggcaatcgacctgtccatagcagcaagcaccaggaggtcgtaccagcgggcaggtagggaattttgggcttttcgtcatgataggagatacgatcagctttggccggccccggtggagcacctgctgGAGTTTTGTTCTCTTAGTAAACGCCaggggttgtcagcccgcacaattcggggcAAGCTGGCGGGCCTGGCCTtcatagccaagtccaggggtttcTCAGACAACACAGGTGACTTCAGGATTAGAAAGGCGCTGGAGGGGTGGCTCAGGGAGAAGGGCCCGCCCCAGGGTGATAGGAGACGCCCCCTCAAGTTAGCTCACCTACGGGGTTTGAGTGACTTGTGGGACAAGCTGTGTCACACCCAGTACGAGGCAGCCCTTTACCGCACTGTCgcggttacgttgttttttggtgcgttccgtataagcgaggttttggcggcGTCCAAGTCCGACCACTCTGGCCGTGCCCTTACAGCTAGGGACATTCGTTTCCGGCGGGGCGCAGTTTTCCTTCGTCTGCGCTTCTCCAAAACGGACCAGAGGGGCCGGGGCGTGACGGTCCAGCTTTCCAGGACTAACCAGAAGAAGGTGTGCCCCGTGGGGGCAATCTCAGCGTATTGGGGCGCCCGAGGAAGttaccccggcccgcttttctgccATGCATCCGGGGATCCTCTcactaggtaccagttctgggctgtgacaactaaggccctggcccggatgggcctggaccccaagctTTATGGGAcacactctttcaggattggcgcaGCTTCTTTTGCAGCCGAAGTTGGTTTCAGCCCGCCAGACATTCgtgcggtgggccgttggcgttCTACGGCCTTCCGGGCCTACATTCGgccttag